A window from Cydia pomonella isolate Wapato2018A chromosome 8, ilCydPomo1, whole genome shotgun sequence encodes these proteins:
- the LOC133520531 gene encoding protein MIX23, with amino-acid sequence MFCPDFSEFQDVLKKMRVLDDKIVYALNTSIPTESFRKKVDATSACADLYSQIQKGHTDREAVIKNCIVSTADTVKKLRAAKEERPDDYDVLKSLKAEQRKLRLLQTELSVEEVIREKTTKLFTEKCRSYYKPDNL; translated from the exons ATGTTTTGTCCCGATTTTTCTGAGTTTCAG gatGTCCTGAAGAAGATGCGTGTTTTAGATGACAAGATAGTGTATGCACTCAATACATCCATTCCCACAGAGTCTTTCAGAAAAAAAGTAGATGCAACCTCTGCATGTGCAGACTTGTACTCGCAGATTCAGAAGGGACATACCGACCGGGAAGCCGTAATTAAAAATTGCATAGTGTCTACGGCTGatactgtaaaaaaattaagggCAGCTAAGGAAGAGAGGCCTGATGATTATGATGTTTTGAAATCTTTAAAGGCAGAACAACGAAAG CTTCGCCTTCTGCAAACTGAACTGAGCGTGGAAGAGGTGATCCGTGAAAAAACAACAAAGCTGTTTACAGAGAAGTGTAGAAGCTATTACAAGCCTGACAACTTATGA
- the LOC133520530 gene encoding UPF0389 protein CG9231: MFKPFFPRTTALCFVRRMCTPATPPPTPASSSSSGSMSARYRPTNFQKFILVWTKKYKSKEEIPTFVSAEIIERSRSEARIKISNVLMLLTALASFGAIMAGKAAAKRGESVHQMNMDFHKQYRAEQAEKEAAAAAK, translated from the exons atgtttaaaccCTTTTTTCCGAGAACAACTGCGTTATGTTTTGTGAGAAGGATGTGTACGCCAGCCACCCCGCCTCCGACACCGGCTTCAAGCTCGTCTTCTGGTTCTATGTCCGCAAGATACCGACCAACTAATTTCCAGAAGTTTATCCTTGTTTGGACCAAGAAGTATAAAAGCAAGGAGGAAATCCCGACATTTGTCTC AGCAGAAATTATTGAAAGGTCCCGCAGTGAAGCTCGCATAAAAATCTCAAATGTGCTAATGCTCCTGACTGCGCTCGCAAGTTTTGGCGCCATTATGGCAGGAAAAGCAGCTGCAAAAAGAGGAGAATCTGTCCATCAGATGAACATGGACTTCCACAAACAATATAGAGCCGAGCAGGCCGAAAAGGAAGCAGCTGCTGCTGCTAAGTAG
- the LOC133520537 gene encoding ATP synthase subunit beta, mitochondrial encodes MFSTACRAGRLAAKSVVDKSVADKTPFVAGALVNKRDYAAKAAGKGQGKVVAVIGAVVDVQFEDNLPPILNALEVQNRQPRLVLEVAQHLGENTVRTIAMDGTEGLVRGQAVHDSGSPIRIPVGVETLGRIMNVIGEPIDERGPIPTDKTAAIHAEAPEFVDMSVEQEILVTGIKVVDLLAPYAKGGKIGLFGGAGVGKTVLIMELINNVAKAHGGYSVFAGVGERTREGNDLYQEMIESGVISLKDKTSKVSLVYGQMNEPPGARARVALTGLTVAEYFRDQEGQDVLLFIDNIFRFTQAGSEVSALLGRIPSAVGYQPTLATDMGTMQERITTTKKGSITSVQAIYVPADDLTDPAPATTFAHLDATTVLSRAIAELGIYPAVDPLDSTSRIMDPNIIGAEHYNVARDVQKILQDYKSLQDIIAILGMDELSEEDKLTVARARKIQRFLSQPFQVAEVFTGHAGKLVPLEETIKGFSKILQGEYDHLPEVAFYMVGPIEEVVAKAETLAKST; translated from the coding sequence ATGTTCTCTACCGCCTGTAGAGCCGGCCGTTTGGCCGCGAAGTCGGTAGTGGACAAATCTGTAGCCGACAAGACACCCTTTGTCGCTGGAGCTCTGGTCAACAAACGTGATTATGCAGCCAAGGCCGCAGGCAAGGGACAAGGTAAAGTAGTCGCTGTCATCGGTGCCGTTGTAGATGTACAGTTCGAAGACAACCTGCCTCCCATCCTCAATGCCCTGGAAGTGCAGAACAGGCAGCCCCGGCTCGTGCTGGAGGTGGCGCAGCACTTGGGAGAGAACACGGTGCGCACCATCGCCATGGACGGTACCGAGGGTTTGGTGCGCGGACAGGCCGTACACGACTCCGGTTCACCCATCCGCATCCCCGTGGGCGTGGAGACGCTTGGGCGCATCATGAACGTGATCGGCGAGCCCATCGACGAGCGCGGCCCCATCCCCACCGACAAGACGGCGGCCATCCATGCCGAGGCGCCCGAGTTCGTGGATATGAGCGTGGAGCAAGAGATCCTGGTCACCGGCATCAAGGTCGTGGACCTGCTGGCGCCATATGCCAAAGGAGGAAAGATTGGCCTGTTCGGCGGTGCTGGTGTCGGCAAGACCGTACTCATCATGGAGCTTATTAACAACGTGGCCAAGGCTCACGGTGGTTACTCCGTGTTTGCCGGCGTGGGCGAGCGCACACGTGAGGGTAATGATTTGTACCAGGAAATGATTGAGTCCGGTGTCATTTCCCTCAAGGACAAGACCTCCAAAGTGTCACTGGTGTATGGCCAGATGAATGAGCCCCCAGGCGCCCGTGCCCGTGTCGCCCTAACTGGTCTTACTGTGGCTGAGTACTTCCGTGATCAGGAGGGTCAGGATGTGCTGCTCTTCATTGACAACATCTTCCGTTTCACTCAGGCTGGTTCGGAAGTGTCTGCCCTTCTGGGTCGTATCCCATCTGCTGTGGGTTATCAGCCGACCTTGGCCACTGACATGGGTACTATGCAGGAGAGAATCACCACCACCAAGAAGGGTTCCATCACCTCTGTGCAGGCTATCTATGTGCCTGCTGATGACTTGACTGATCCCGCCCCGGCCACCACTTTTGCTCACTTGGACGCCACTACTGTGTTGTCACGTGCCATTGCTGAGCTGGGCATCTACCCCGCTGTGGACCCTCTCGACTCCACCTCACGTATCATGGACCCCAACATCATCGGCGCCGAGCACTACAACGTCGCCCGTGATGTGCAGAAGATCCTGCAGGACTACAAGTCGCTCCAGGACATCATCGCCATCCTGGGTATGGACGAGTTGTCTGAGGAGGACAAGCTGACGGTGGCGCGCGCGCGCAAGATCCAAAGGTTCCTGTCGCAGCCCTTCCAGGTCGCCGAGGTGTTCACTGGCCACGCCGGCAAGCTGGTGCCGCTCGAGGAGACCATCAAGGGCTTCTCGAAGATCCTGCAGGGCGAGTACGACCACCTGCCCGAGGTCGCCTTCTACATGGTCGGGCCCATCGAGGAAGTTGTCGCCAAGGCCGAGACTCTAGCCAAGAGCACCTAA
- the LOC133520542 gene encoding large ribosomal subunit protein eL24, whose translation MKIGLCAYSGYKIYPGHGKTMVKVDGKTFTFLNSKCEAAHLMRRNPRKVTWTVLYRRKFKKGQEEEQTKKRTRRTQKYQRAIVGASLSDIMAKRNMKPEVRKAQRDQAIKAAKEQKKSTKAAKKATAPPTKAKAAPKAKAAKVSQKSAPRVGGKR comes from the exons ATGAA GATCGGTCTGTGCGCGTATAGTGGATACAAGATCTATCCCGGCCATGGGAAAACTATGGTCAAAGTGGATGGCaag ACCTTCACATTCTTGAACTCCAAATGTGAGGCCGCCCACTTGATGAGGAGGAATCCTCGTAAAGTGACATGGACTGTGCTTTAcag GCGCAAGTTCAAGAAGGGTCAAGAAGAAGAGCAGACCAAGAAGCGCACCCGCAGGACTCAGAAATACCAGAGAGCAATTGTTGGTGCCTCCCTCAGTGACATTATGGCCAAGAGGAACATGAAGCCTGAGGTGCGCAAGGCTCAGAGAGACCAAGCCATCAA GGCTGCCAAGGAACAGAAGAAGTCCACCAAGGCTGCCAAGAAGGCTACCGCTCCCCCCACAAAGGCGAAGGCTGCCCCCAAGGCTAAGGCCGCTAAAGTGAGCCAGAAGTCCGCGCCTCGCGTTGGTGGAAAGCGATAA